The following nucleotide sequence is from Gordonia jinghuaiqii.
GCCCGCTCCCTGTGGCGCGCCACCGGGATGACCGATGACGATTTCGGCAAGCCGATCGTGGCGATCGCCAACTCCTACACCCAGTTCGTGCCCGGCCACGTCCACCTCAAGGACGTCGGCGACATCGTCGCCGACGCCGTCCGCGCTGCCGGCGGCGTCCCGCGCGAGTTCCACACCATCGCCGTCGACGACGGCATCGCGATGGGTCACGGCGGCATGCTCTACTCGCTGCCGAGCCGTGAGATCATCGCCGACTCGGTCGAATACATGGTCAACGCACACACCGCCGACGCGCTGGTGTGTATCTCCAACTGCGACAAGATCACTCCCGGCATGCTCAATGCCGCGATGCGACTGAACATCCCGACCGTCTTCGTCTCCGGCGGACCGATGGAGGCCGGCAAGGCAGTTGTCGTCGGCGATGTGGTCCATCCGTCGTCGGACCTGATCACCACGATCTCCGCGTCGGCCAACAGTGACGTCGACGAGGCCGCATTGAGCGAGGTCGAGGCTGCGGCGTGCCCCACCTGCGGTTCGTGTTCGGGCATGTTCACCGCCAACTCGATGAACTGCCTCACCGAGGCACTCGGCCTCGCACTACCCGGCAACGGGTCGACGCTGGCCACCCACGAGGCACGTCACGCGCTGTTCGAGCGGGCAGGCAAGGTCGTCGTCGAAGCCGCGACACGCTGGTACCGCGACGACGACGCATCTGTCCTGCCGCGCAACATCGCGACCCCGGCCGCATTCCGCAACGCGATGGCGCTCGACGTCGCGATGGGCGGCTCCACCAACACCGTGCTGCACGTCCTCGCCGCCGCGCAGGAGGGCGAGGTCGCCGACTTCGACCTGTCGGTCATCGACGAGATCAGCCGGAACGTGCCGTGCCTGTCGAAGGTCTCGCCCAACTCCGATTACCACATGGAAGACGTCCACCGGGCCGGCGGAATCCCCGCGATCCTCGGCGAGCTGCGTCGCGCCGGACTCCTCGACGACACCACGTCGACGGTCTACAGCCCGACGATGGCCCAGGCCCTCGACGACTGGGACATCCGGGGCGGCAAGGCCATCGACGAGGCCGTCGAACTGTTCCACGCCGCTCCCGGCGGGGTACGCACCACCACCCCGTTCTCCACGGCCAACCGGTGGGGTTCGCTGGACACCGACGCCGAAGGCGGCTGCATCCGTGATCTCGCGCACGCCTACACCGTCGAAGGTGGTCTGTGCGTGCTCCGCGGCAACCTGGCCCCGGACGGTGCGGTCCTCAAGACCGCGGGCATCGACGAGGATCTGTGGCACTTCGAGGGTCCGGCCCGGGTGGTCGAGAGCCAGGAAGACGCCGTCCAGGTGATCCTGTCGAAGACGATCCAGGCCGGCGAGGTGCTCGTCGTGCGCTACGAGGGTCCCGCCGGCGGTCCCGGCATGCAGGAGATGCTGCATCCGACAGCCTTCATGAAGGGCACCGGGATGGGCAAGAAGTGCGCGCTCATCACCGACGGCCGGTTCTCCGGCGGATCATCGGGGCTCTCGGTCGGCCACATGTCGCCGGAAGCGGCGTCGGGTGGCGCGATCGGGCTCGTCGAGGACGGCGACCCGATCCTCATCGACGTCAAGACGCGTCGCCTCGAGGTCCTTGTCTCCGACGAGGTGCTCGCCGAGCGTCGCGCGAAGATGGAGGCCTCCGAGCGCCCGTGGCAGCCGAAGGACCGCGAGCGCACCGTCACCACCGCGCTGCGTGCCTACGCCAAGCTGGCGACGTCGGCCGACCGCGGCGCGGTGCGACAGGTCGACTGACCCGCCCGACCGATGAACGAAAAGTGAGGGGAACGTATCGGATTCCGATACGTTCCCCTCACTGTCGTGTAAGTAGCGCTCAGTCAGTTGAGCGGGTTGGTGCCGTTGGCGAGTATCCACACGGCCACGGCTGCCGCGGCGCCGACGATCAGCCAGAGGAACGAGCCGACGAATGGCCGACGGGCCCAGCCGCGCGGGTAGTCCAGCGAGTACAGGCCCGGCCCGGTGAGGATGACCACGGCGGCTGCCACCGCCAGGAAGAGTTCGAACTCGACACCGCCGGCAGCGGCGAAGAACGTGAATCCGCCTGCCGCCGAGATCTTGTAGGCCGCTGCGACCAGCATCGTGCCCAGGATCGCCGACGCCCCGATGGGCGTCAGCAGGCCGAGGATCACCATCAACCCGCCCACCGTTTCCGACAGCGCCCCGACGATCGCGAGTATCTGGGCGTAGTCGGCGTTGAAGCCGCCGTCGACGAGCATCGACTCGAACCCGCCGAGGCGCGGTCCGTTCCACAGGCCGAACAGCTTCTGCAGCCCGTGCGCGCCGACGACCGCGCCGAGCGCGACGCGCAGCAGCAGGAGTCCGAGGTCGATGGTGCCGCGTCGTGACTTGGCGAGCGCGTCTTCGAGGTCCTCGTCGGCCGCCGAGGACCGGGCGTCGTCGAGGTCGTCCCGGCGTCGACGACCGAACCGGCGCCGTGTGCGCCCTGCGTCATCGGCCGGCGGAGCGTCGTCGAGCAGTGCCGTATCCGACGACCGGGCGCCACGGGTGGACGTCCCGGCCAGGTCGTCCTCGTCGTCGAGGAAGTCGTAGCGGGATGTGCCGACCGGTGGCAGCGCGGGCTCCGGGGTGGTGACCGTGTCATCGGCGGGGCCGGTAGACGTGGGGGTCGGTGTGCGCGCGAACTCGACGGTCTCGAAGTCGTCGGTCGGGTTCGGTGCAGGCGGGTTCGGTGCAGGCGGGTTCGGTGCAGACGGGGCCGGTGCGGGCGCGCCCGCGGCCGGAGTGGGCACCTGGGCGGGCGGCACCCGGTTTCCCGCGCCGTGCACCTGACGGGTCTCGACGTCGCCGGGATCGAGGTCGTCGAGGTCGTCGACCCGCGAATACGGTGCGGGCGAGCGCCGCGCGTGGCGGGTGTAGAAGTCGTCGCGGTCGGCCACAGGCGGCGGTGCGGGAGCCGGCGGTACCTGCGCATCCGGTCCCCCGGGGGTACCGGCCGCGGGGCCCGGGACTTCGATCTGTCCGGTCGGTTCGTCGTAGGGGCTGGTCGCGCCGGCACCGAATGTGTCGCGCTCGCTTCTGCCTGATGTGTCGCGTTCGCTCACATGCCCGACTCTAGAGGTTCACCCGTGCCGTCGACCGCACCCCGGCGGGGTGAGTCGGCGCACCACTACTGTGGACGCCATGTGGAAGGGGCGGCCGACGGGCCGGCGCGGCGATGCCGATCGGATGAGTTCACCCTCGTCGCTGCATCGTCGGTCTCGGGTCCGATGGCAGGTGTTGGTGGCGGCGTTGACGGTGGTGGCCCTCGCGGTGGGCGGATGCGCCGATTTCACCTCCGAGGACCGTCAGCGTGAGGCCGGGGCGTTCAGCCCCAACAACCGTCCGAGCGGTCAGGCCGAACCGACGCCCCCGCCCGAGACCCCGCGTGAGACCCAGCCGCCGCCCACCGGGCCGTGCGTCGACCCCGATCCCGCGGTGATCGCGACCTGTCTTGCGTCGACCGGCGGGGTGATGCCCGGCGACGAACAAGGTGAGGTCACCGTCGTCGCCGAACGCACGACGGGCAGGATCATCACCACCAAGCGTTATGGGCCGCAGCGGGTTCTGGGCGAGACCCCGGTCGACGCCTCTGGCGACGGCGGGCTGATCGATTTCGCCTTCTCCCCCACCTACTCTCAGGACCGCCTGATCTACGCGTTCATCACGACGCCGTCGGACAACCGCATCGTTCGCCTGGCCCCCGGTGACGTGCCGAAGCCGATCCTGACCGGGATTCCCAAGGGCGCCACCGGCAACATGGGCGCGATGTTCTTCCGGTCGCCGACCGAACTCGTGGTGGCCACCGGCGATGCGGGCAATCCGGCTGCCGCCGACGACCCGTCGTCGCTCGCGGGCAAGATCCTGCTGGTCACCTCGTTCACCTCGGGAGCCAGCCCTCGCCCGGCTGTCGTCGCCTCCGGGTTCGGCTCCACTGTGTCGTTGTGCCCCAACGCGAATTCCGGAACCATCTACATCGCCGACCAGAAGGCCACCGAGGACCGGGTGCAGGTCCTCGAGGAGGGCGGCCCCAAGGTGTTGTGGACATGGCCCGACAAGCCGCAGATCGCCGGATGCGGTGTGGCAGGCGGGAACATCTACGTGTCGACGACGCGCACGCAGCGCATCGAGGGCATCAACGAGCCGACACGTGAGGAGCCGACCATCACCGCGCCCGTCGTGGTACTCGACCGGCGTTACGGCGCGCTGGGACGGATGGCCGCTCTCCCCAACGGGCTGCTGCAGGTCGCCACCGTCAACAAGCAGGTGGGCATCGCGAAGCCGACCGACGACCGCGTGTTCCGTTTCCTTCCGTCCGGTGGCGGCAACGACCGGACCTGAGCTCGTCAGGGCCCGTCGCCGCGCGCGGGGACGGGACCCTACGAGCAGGCGGCGATGACGAGTTCCTTCACCCGCGCCGGATCCGCTTGCCCGCGAGTGGCCTTCATGACGTCGCCGACGATCTTGCCGGCCGCGGCGACCTTGCCGCCACGGATCTTGTCGGCGATGTCGGGGTTGGCGGCGAGCGCGTCGTCGACGGCCTTCTGCAGGGCCGAGTCGTCGCGGACCACCTCGAGGCCGCGGTCGGCGACGATCTGGGCCGGCTCGCCCTCGCCGTCGAGCACGGCGGTGGCCACCTGCTGGGCGAGCTTGGTGGTGAGCTTGCCCTCGTCGACCAGCCCGATGATCTCGGCCACCTGTGCAGGCGTGACGGCCAGGTCGGCGAGCTCGACCTCACGCGAATTGGCTTGCTGTGCAAGGAAGGACACCCACCAGCCGCGCGCCGCCTCGGGTGAGGCGCCGGCGTCGACGGTGGCGATGATGAGGTCGACCGCGCCGACGTTGACCAGGTCGCGCATGACCTCGTCGGAGACGCCCCATTCCTCCTGGATTCGGGCGCGGCGCAACCACGGCAGCTCCGGCAGGGTCGCGCGCAGTTCCTCGATCCACGCCGAATCCGGCTGCACCGGAGGCAGATCCGGCTCCGGGAAGTACCGGTAGTCCTCGGCGGTCTCCTTGCGGCGGCCGGCCGAGGTGGTGCCGTCGGTCTCGTGGAAGTGCCTGGTCTCCTGGACGATCTCGCCGCCGGCGGTGAGAATCGCCGCCTGACGCCGCATCTCGTAGCGCACCGCCACCTCGACGCTCTTGAGCGAGTTGACGTTCTTGGTCTCGGTGCGGGTGCCGAACTCGGCGGCGTCCCTGGTCTTCAGCGACAGGTTCACGTCGCAGCGCATCGACCCCTGGTCCATGCGCACGTCCGACACCTCGAGCGACTTGAGCAGGTCACGCAACGCCGACACGTACGCGCGGGCCACCTCCGGTGCGCGCTCCCCGGCTCCCTCGATGGGCCGGGTGACGATCTCGACCAGCGGCACGCCGGCCCTGTTGTAGTCGAGCAGCGAATGGCTCGCGCCGTGGATTCGGCCGGTGGCACCGCCGATGTGCAGCGACTTACCGGTGTCCTCCTCCATGTGGGCACGCTCGATCTCGACACGCCAGGTGGTCCCGTCGCCGAGCACGACGTCGAGGTACCCGTCGAAGGCGATGGGCTCGTCGTACTGCGAGATCTGGTAGTTCTTCGGCTGATCCGGGTAGAAGTAGTTCTTCCGCGCGAACACGCTCGACGGCCGGATCGAACAGTTCAGCGCGAGCCCGATACGGATCGCGGATTCAATGGCCTTGGCGTTGACGACCGGTAGCGAACCCGGCAGGCCGATGCACACCGGGCACACCTGGGTATTGGGGTCGGCGCCGAATTCGGTGGGGCAGCCGCAGAACATCTTGGTCGCGGTCCCCAGCTCGACGTGCACCTCGAGGCCCATCACCGGATCAAAAGCGGCGATGACCTCGTCGTACTCCAACAGTTCGACGGCGGCGGAAGTCATGGGTGCCAGTTTATGCGGCCATATCCCAGGGGAACGTTCAGGGTGATCACCGATGTCCCGACGCGACCTCGGACCCTAGCGTCGAAGACATCACCCGACGAGGAGGATCACCATGACCAGCACCCAACCCGCAACCCCCCGCCTGATGCGTTCGCGGTCGAACGCGTGGCTCGGCGGTGTCTGCGGCGGCATCGCCGAACGCTGGGGCTGGGACCCGACGCTCGTCCGCGTCCTGTTCATCCTGTCGCTGCTGCTGCCCGGCCCGCAGGTGCTGCTCTACCTGGCCCTGTGGATCGTCATCCCCCGCAGGCCGGTCGAGACGACCGTTCCGACCGTCCTCTGACGCCGCCGGGTCACCCGAAGATGACCCGGATCTCCTTGTACTGGTCCCGCGGCACCGTCTTGAGCTCGCCGAGCGCCTCGTCGAAGGTGATCCGGGCGATGTCGGTGCCGTGGAGCGCGACCATCTGTCCCCAGCCCTTCTCGGCGACGAGATCGGCGGTCGCCATGCCCATGCGGGTGGCGAGGACACGGTCGAAGGCCGACGGCACGCCGCCGCGCTGGATGTGGCCGAGGACCGTGGCCCTGGTCTCGATGCCGGTCCGCTCCTCGATGACCGGG
It contains:
- the ilvD gene encoding dihydroxy-acid dehydratase; protein product: MPALRSRTTTVGREAAGARSLWRATGMTDDDFGKPIVAIANSYTQFVPGHVHLKDVGDIVADAVRAAGGVPREFHTIAVDDGIAMGHGGMLYSLPSREIIADSVEYMVNAHTADALVCISNCDKITPGMLNAAMRLNIPTVFVSGGPMEAGKAVVVGDVVHPSSDLITTISASANSDVDEAALSEVEAAACPTCGSCSGMFTANSMNCLTEALGLALPGNGSTLATHEARHALFERAGKVVVEAATRWYRDDDASVLPRNIATPAAFRNAMALDVAMGGSTNTVLHVLAAAQEGEVADFDLSVIDEISRNVPCLSKVSPNSDYHMEDVHRAGGIPAILGELRRAGLLDDTTSTVYSPTMAQALDDWDIRGGKAIDEAVELFHAAPGGVRTTTPFSTANRWGSLDTDAEGGCIRDLAHAYTVEGGLCVLRGNLAPDGAVLKTAGIDEDLWHFEGPARVVESQEDAVQVILSKTIQAGEVLVVRYEGPAGGPGMQEMLHPTAFMKGTGMGKKCALITDGRFSGGSSGLSVGHMSPEAASGGAIGLVEDGDPILIDVKTRRLEVLVSDEVLAERRAKMEASERPWQPKDRERTVTTALRAYAKLATSADRGAVRQVD
- a CDS encoding DoxX family protein; this encodes MSERDTSGRSERDTFGAGATSPYDEPTGQIEVPGPAAGTPGGPDAQVPPAPAPPPVADRDDFYTRHARRSPAPYSRVDDLDDLDPGDVETRQVHGAGNRVPPAQVPTPAAGAPAPAPSAPNPPAPNPPAPNPTDDFETVEFARTPTPTSTGPADDTVTTPEPALPPVGTSRYDFLDDEDDLAGTSTRGARSSDTALLDDAPPADDAGRTRRRFGRRRRDDLDDARSSAADEDLEDALAKSRRGTIDLGLLLLRVALGAVVGAHGLQKLFGLWNGPRLGGFESMLVDGGFNADYAQILAIVGALSETVGGLMVILGLLTPIGASAILGTMLVAAAYKISAAGGFTFFAAAGGVEFELFLAVAAAVVILTGPGLYSLDYPRGWARRPFVGSFLWLIVGAAAAVAVWILANGTNPLN
- a CDS encoding PQQ-dependent sugar dehydrogenase — protein: MLVAALTVVALAVGGCADFTSEDRQREAGAFSPNNRPSGQAEPTPPPETPRETQPPPTGPCVDPDPAVIATCLASTGGVMPGDEQGEVTVVAERTTGRIITTKRYGPQRVLGETPVDASGDGGLIDFAFSPTYSQDRLIYAFITTPSDNRIVRLAPGDVPKPILTGIPKGATGNMGAMFFRSPTELVVATGDAGNPAAADDPSSLAGKILLVTSFTSGASPRPAVVASGFGSTVSLCPNANSGTIYIADQKATEDRVQVLEEGGPKVLWTWPDKPQIAGCGVAGGNIYVSTTRTQRIEGINEPTREEPTITAPVVVLDRRYGALGRMAALPNGLLQVATVNKQVGIAKPTDDRVFRFLPSGGGNDRT
- the gatB gene encoding Asp-tRNA(Asn)/Glu-tRNA(Gln) amidotransferase subunit GatB, producing the protein MTSAAVELLEYDEVIAAFDPVMGLEVHVELGTATKMFCGCPTEFGADPNTQVCPVCIGLPGSLPVVNAKAIESAIRIGLALNCSIRPSSVFARKNYFYPDQPKNYQISQYDEPIAFDGYLDVVLGDGTTWRVEIERAHMEEDTGKSLHIGGATGRIHGASHSLLDYNRAGVPLVEIVTRPIEGAGERAPEVARAYVSALRDLLKSLEVSDVRMDQGSMRCDVNLSLKTRDAAEFGTRTETKNVNSLKSVEVAVRYEMRRQAAILTAGGEIVQETRHFHETDGTTSAGRRKETAEDYRYFPEPDLPPVQPDSAWIEELRATLPELPWLRRARIQEEWGVSDEVMRDLVNVGAVDLIIATVDAGASPEAARGWWVSFLAQQANSREVELADLAVTPAQVAEIIGLVDEGKLTTKLAQQVATAVLDGEGEPAQIVADRGLEVVRDDSALQKAVDDALAANPDIADKIRGGKVAAAGKIVGDVMKATRGQADPARVKELVIAACS
- a CDS encoding PspC domain-containing protein, which gives rise to MTSTQPATPRLMRSRSNAWLGGVCGGIAERWGWDPTLVRVLFILSLLLPGPQVLLYLALWIVIPRRPVETTVPTVL